TGTAAGATTCGCAATGGGCTTTTCGGGACCGCGGCGTCCGTGAAGTCCGAGGGCCCAATAAAAGAGGGAAGTGTGTGTTGCGGGATCAGAATTATTgttcaaaatgaaataatgatgctgctgcgtgAATAAAAGTTGATTGTGGCGTGTTTGGCTTCCATTTTGGTAACGGTGGTGGCAATGTGAGGGAAAAAGATGTGCACTTAAGCGTTAAattttgtggtgtggtggtttCTGTGGGCTGTTGGAGTTAGTAACGGTGGGTGGTTACCGTGTGGGGTTGACCCAACAGTTCGTAGTAGATAATTGTCAGCTGAGCGCACCAAAAGCACCAAATTCCCTGCCCTGTCACGATATTTTGTAGACAGGTTTTTCGTCGTGCAGAGCTGCCGCTGTTCTGGTgaagtgcaataaaaatttcgGAAAAGCAACAGGGACACCACCATACTAAGGGACGATCAAAATATGATGATCCACTCGTGTGACTTCACAAATCTCACTTGGAGCTGTcgaaaaaccacacacaatgGATATACTTGAATAGTGAAAATAGATTTACAACCTTTAGAGCCAATGGAAGGTTTAAAACTTTAGTATACCAGTccgttcaataagttcgtagcctccataataagaaaaaacacatttttatgatttgaaattcactttattattcaataTAGCCTGAACCCATGAACATCaacacacttgttccaaggaaattccaatttataaattccatccctgaagtgaaaaactggaaaggctTCGAAACACGCTTTTGTtgctgttatgacgtcatcatttgatgaacaacacttttcacgcatgattgttttgggtctgaaaacagatggaattTGTTAGGGGACAAAACAgttcgaactttaattcacgAACTTTggtcattttcaaaatgttcttgtGACAAGGTGCAAAAAAACGTCAtattatgacgtcatcatttgatggaaaacgctgtTGTTGAtatggatcgtcttgaaagctagtacgaccacgtttcaactcagaaaccctcctttttattttctaattgaaggcgaagagtccttatacactttcaacattcgttaataaatttcctttgcttttaaaccatccaaaaataaaatgcaatcacttttccattgtaaaaaatactgtaacacgttgatactaaatgacttgtgtaaaaattaaattaattgaccgattgaaatgaaacttcctATACGTTCACATGAAGAGTGTacaaattaggctcgtagcagtgTTCTTTGTTATCGAAGCtacgaactttttgaacacactagtaatAAGCTCCTTTGAACATGagtaaaataatcaaatagaaacattgaaaaattaGCATACGTTTATCTTCCGTTTGCAGGTCCCATGAAGCAGGTGAACCGGTGGGCAACAGGTGAAGCCAACAGTGATTCGTCTTGGTGTCATACAACCCGTCAACAACCCTAGATCCCCAGGATGCCGATGAAGGAATGGATCTACCAACTGCAACCGGTGCAGCTTTACATAGTCCTCGCCCTCTCGACTGTGTACTTCGCGGTGCAGCTTTTCGTGAGCCACATTTCGCActcgctggtgctgctcgttaACTCCTATCACATGATGTGCAACATCATTGCCCTCACCGGCTGCATTCTCACCATAAAGGTATGCAGCGTAAAGCATCGGTTTGATTTGCTTTAATTGTAGCGACTCGTGTTAACGTTCGTTCCCCATCCGTTATCACCACGTTTGAACGGCGCGGGAGACAGAAGTATGATGATTAGCAGCTACGATGATTAGATTTGCTTAGTGGGGCATTATTTATGAGGTTCGCTTCTTCCGACGAAGCCAGCCGGGTGGCATTTAGCTTCGTGGCTTACCTTGCCCCGACCCCCGCCGTATGATCGTGGCATCGCGGCGGAGGTGTACTCGTTTCAAATCAGCTCATAATTCAAGTGCGCGGTAACGCCTCTGAGCGGGACCGCAGCGCCCGTACGATGGCGCTTCAAGATAAAGACCCCCGGCATCGGTGTCGAGCATTTATGGGCCCTGACTTTCGCTTTCATGCCTCGCGCTGTGTTGTAggttggccaccacccgcAACACCATCGAAGAGTAATTGCAAGGTACGCGAAGAGGCACCGTTTTGCATCCACAGCTGGAATGGCATTTGAGCGTAGTTTTCCGTAGCGCATCGTTATTTCTAAATTGCCGCGGCCACTGAACGTCGGATATGCAACCTGCCGCCAACGCGGCTGCGTAAGCTAAGTAGAACGTGGCCACACGAGGCTAGCTCTTCATTAGCCCGAATTCAAGCCGCACGTTATCACTCACCCAGAAGGTTCAACGTTCGTGTAGTCTCTTCGGTGGCACCCAATTAATGTGTACCATTGGCTTTCTACCTCGTTATCCGTGGGTAATTAGGGTGGCTTGTAAAggtttacacttttgtttGCCCATTGTCCCTATCACCGGTTTGTTGAACAATGCGGTGGGTTAATGAGTAGTAAAGTTGTAAAAGAGTGGAACGAATATTTGtgaaaatttttattgcagGTGCTACTTTCGTCAAAAAAGTagaagaaattaataaaagaTGTCATGAGAATTGTGGCTCACAGTTCGATAATCGTacattacttttttttaaatgtaaaaaatgtaaaaaaggtACAAATGTGTTAATATTAAGAatggtttgaatttaaattttcaaaacagtTACTTGCATATTCGTTGGTGTATCCACCGTGTTTTGTGATAATTATCTTTAGTTTGCATAGTTATTATCGTAACACGGCTAGTGCCGACTTTGTGCCCATAATCAACCTGTTACCATACAGCAACATTGAACTTCTATCGCATAATCGCACCGTTTCTCTTATAACTGGCCAGGGAAGTCCGGTGATCGATTATCGTTCACGTTCGTGctatcgattcgattgtgGATAGTTACAGATTGTCCCCGGCAATTCCTTTCCAGgccaaacaataaaaaatgggcGACGCCCCGAATTGAACCGCGAttacaaaattaattatccaTTATAACAGCGGTTCCCATATGGAGATAATGGGCGGCACATGCCGATCCAGCGTGATATGGGTTCAGGgctaatgttttgttttgcgctctTGCTTGTCTCGCTCGCAGAAAAGTGCCAAGCACACGGCCCAAGACTGTGGACAACCCTTGCAACAAGATGCCCGGTCCGTCTCGCAACAGCTAACCGATCCGGAAGTGAGTGGCGGGGCCGGCGGCAAGCTCACGGAGGTTCCACTTGCCCTGGGCACACCGGAGGGCAGCAGCGAAAGTACGGATGTGGCCCTGGACATCAAGCGCAACGTGAAGGCGAAAGCCCGCGCGGTGCGGGAGACCAGCCTGAAGAACACTTTCGGCTGGACCCGTATCGATATCCTGACGATGCTCGTCGTTTGCATCTTCATGGCGTCGTTCTGCTTTTCGGCCGTCGTCGAAGCGCTGCAAACCCTGTTCCACATGTCGCACCACGGCGATGCGATGCACTTTGCGGGCGAAATCCTGGTGCTCGCCTCGCTCGGGCTGATCCTCAACGGTATTTGCTATCTGTTGATCGGCGGGTACACGTATCACCAGGGCAGCTTCCTGTACATCACGTCGAGCGGGAACGTCATCATTGACCACTCCATCAGCGGGGACGGTGTGCGGAAGGGCAATCGGCGTCTGTCCGGCTCGAGACACCACGACGCACCGTTGCATCTGCGGAGCAAGTCGAAACGCGAGAGTGTCCGAGAGCTGATGCGTGACATTTGCAGTAAGTCTGTGGCCGGATATCCTCGCCGTATGCACTACAAGGtgttcttctatttctattgcCCTCCACGCGGCACTAGGTacggtgatcgtgatcgtctGCTCGCTGATCGTGTACTACACCACCGAAGAGACGTCGAAGTTTGTGGATCCCGCGCTAGCGATCGTGTCCTGCGTGATTCTGATCACCCTGAGCTACCCGTATAGTGAGTAAAAAGCTTTGTCCAAAATGACCATTTAACACATAGACTACCGTCTACAGTGAAAGAATCGGGGATGATACTGCTTCAGACCATCCCCGACACGATCGATATAGAAATCTTCAAACGATCGCTGTTGGACGGGTTCAAGGATATTGACTCTGTGCACGATCTGCACATCTGGCAGCTGAGCCGGAACCAGTACGTCTCGACGGTGCACATCATATTTGAAAGCCCAAAGGTCAGGCGTTAGAAGACGCTTCCGCTGTAACTAACTCCTCTGTTCTAACGCGCCCTGCCCCTTTCTTTGACAGGTATTCCACACTCTCCAAGACGATGTGATCGCATTCTTCCACGAGCAGGGCATCTACCAGGTGACGATCCAGCCGGAATTTAAAACTATGAGTGAAAGCCGCGCACTGGGCCAGGTTGGCCCGACCGAGAGTTGCCTGATCCAGTGTCGTACCGTAGCGCAGTGTGCTAGTCGCCAGTGTTGCGATACGATCACGGGACAGGAAGATGGAGCAGCGAAAGCACCGCTACTCACGGAAGTGATCACGGAACCCGGCAGCACGCAGGGCGGCTGTGAGAAGATTCCAATGACTCCTATGGAGCCGCCGAGTGGCCAGCAGTGTTTGGAGGAAGTCGCAGTGATTGGCGATGATCAGCAAGGCGGGAGTGACGGGGTTCCAGCGGAGGTACTTTCTAGTTCGCGGTCCGACCCAGTAGTGGGTAACTCGGAGGAGAAAGACTCACCTACAGTACAAACGGGTCCAGCTAAGACTGATTGTGAACAGCCCGAACCAAACGGTTCCTGAGGGAAGGTATTTTCTTGTCGACGAGCAAAATCTGCTGTCCTCGCCAATGTTCCGCAGCTATACAGGGAGACGTGGCCTGTGCTTTGATTTCACCTCCTTAGCCGAAGGTGTTGCCATATTGCTTATATCGTATACaacgcgagagaaagaaaacagttcGTGTGCTGGACGTGAACTAGCATTTTATTGTGTTAAGAATAAAACCCAACAGTTTACTAGCGATACGCCGtgctttattttatatttttttatttattacaatcATTCAAACAAAGGACAGACCACGAGAAGAAAGATATGAAGCGCTGAAAACCTACCCTCTGTTTCTCATTATCAAGTACGGATCGAAAAGAGTACTATCAGCAAGGGTTGATCGACGAATGAGCAGAGCCAGCAGACGTGTACCGATGGTTATTTATTGATCATAAATtaacgaaaagcaaaaaaaactagtTTCACAGCAGTTCAAACTAAACTTCTCTTTCGACCATGTGTGTCGGGTCTGCGTGTCCTACGCGAAATAGTTCAAATTGGCCTTCTTTTTCGACTGCACCTCCATGATGGCGTCCATAAAGTCCTCGTGGGTGAGGGCCGTGGCCCCTCGTCGCAGGGCGATCATGCCGGCCTCGACACACACCGCCTTACACTGGGCCCCGTTAAAATCGTCCGTCGAGCGTGCCAGCTCCTCGAAGTTAACGTCGGGACTAACGTTCATTTTGCGCGAATGAATCTGCATCACCCGGGCTCGGGCCTCCTCGTTCGGGTGTgggaattcaattttcctatCCAAGCGCCCGGACCGCAGCAGGGCCGGATCCAGGATGTCAACCCGGTTGGTCGCCGCAATAACTTTGATGTCGGCCGACGAGCTGAACCCATCGAGCTGGTTCAGCAGCTCCAGCATCGTTCGCTGCACCTCGCGGTCGCCCGCCTTTTCCGAATCGAAGCGCTTCGTACCGATAGCGTCCAGCTCGTCGATGAAGATAATTGCAGgtgctttttctttcgccaacgCGAACGCATCCCGCACCAGCTTCGCACCGTCACCGATGAACATCTGCACCAGCTGCGGTCCGGCCAGTTTGAGAAACGTGGACTTGGTCTGTGCGGCACAGGCGCGGGCGAGCAGCGTTTTGCCCGTCCCGGGCGGGCCATACAGCAGCACTCCCTTCGGCGGGTGGATGCCCAGGTTTTTGAACTTCTCCTTGTGCGTCATCGGCAGGACGACCGCTTCAATCAGCTCCTGTATCTGCTTGTCGAGACCGCCAATGTCGGAGTACTGTTCGGTGGGCCGCTCGTCTACCTCCATCGCCTTGACGCGCGCATCGTACTCGGCGGGCAGGGTGTCCAGGATGAGGTACGAGTCTTTGTTTACGCCCACCAGATCGCCCGGTTTCAGCTTTTCCGCCTCGACGAGCCCGATTTCGGTGAGGAAAATCGTCTGCCGCGTCGACGTTTTGATGACCGCGCTCTTGCCCTTCCGTGTGCTGTCGGCCATTTTCACCGCAccgtcctcctcttcctcctcctgccCGTCCATGTCCAGCAGCTCGATCACCGACGACACCAGGTACGGGAGCGTTTTGTTTACCTTAATCTTCGCTTTGTTGTCCTTGATTTTCTCGTTGTGCGTCTTCACTTCGTGCTTCATCCTCGCGACCTCGTTGATCatgattttgatttcgttGTCCATCAGCAGCGCCCGCGTCTTCAGCTCGTCCGTGGACATTTTCAGCACCTCGTCGCTCAGCTCTATGCCGCACTCCTCCCACAGCGCCTTGTCTTCCAACGTGGCGGCCATTATACCGACGGGTGTACCGCTTAATCGTCGGGTGCTACAACTGAGGCAAACTAAAATAAACGATTACAAAGCACAGCGATCGCGACTGAACTGTAAAAAACACTCGGCCAGAATGACTATGGAAAATACAAACTCTGATTACAAAGCAAAACGTCAAATTGCCGCCGCTCAGGACTGTCAAACGCACTCCGACAGACTTTGCAGTCCGACACATGCAATTACAGGGCTGTTGAAAACAGTGGTAGCAACTGATGGTCTATTTCCTTAATACGTTTCATACTTTCAAACACACTGGAAATGAATATTCAATCACGTACGAATTGAGATAATAAAAGAGTAGTTTTCAGTTAAATGCATCACATCATGTTTAATCTATATACATCTTGGGCTGTTTCCAACGCCAATCAGCAAAGTCCGACATTTCAAAGGGGAAGTCCGGCTGTCAAATTTCAACAGTTTCCAGCCGTTTTGTGTTCAAGTTGGTGTATTCCAGGCGGTTTCAATTATATTCCAAAATAACTACTAAACTGATCTATCATGAAAAACGTTGAACGAAGGTGTAATGAAAGCATGATAGTGAGTGATCAAAACGCCAGGTAACTTATTCTGTCGCACTTAAAgctttaatttgaaaatttaaaattcaggATGAAACAGAACTTTATATCTTATTTTCTGAACGATGTCTTTTAGATAAAAAGAATCCTCCGAGGAACACTAGCCAACATGTTTCCGAACCACGAGAAGGTAagctgttttcgttttacgattttttgttCAGTAATTCTTGCAAAACAGGTAGGGTCCGGTATGTAATTTTAAGGGTTTATAAGAAACATACTAACATGCAAAACTGTATTTAGCTCGTCAACCTTAATGGCGACGCTAACTTGGATGAGGGGTATCTAAACGAATAAATAAGATGGTAGCGAACGGAAGTTTCAATTCAACGTTATAGGGGTAAATTTGAAGCGTGTTCATATTCCGTTTGCACTCGTCGAAGCGTTTTTTATGTGGTCTCtgaaaattcattcatcaatAACGTTACGGTTATTCGTTTGCAACGCGCTTTTCTCccggctgactgactgactggttGTAAAGTTTTAACTTTATCTACCACGTTCGGCGGGGAGTGTTGCGCATAATGAGGCGGAGACGAATTTTGCTGCATCGTACACCGCAATCCGCGTGGCCAAATTGACGGCTGGTCGGACCAGATGCTTCGGATCGGCGCGGTCTAATGGCTCAATTATGGAGCACGAAGGTTCACGAGGTAATTGAAAGCTGGCCGAAGCGTTATGGCTACGTTCCGGGCGATGCTCTGAACGTTGTATAAATTTCATCGTACACCGTTGGCACGGGTCGCAGTTGCCGGAGCGCAGAGCCATGAAGCCAAACGGTAACGTTTATGGTTTCGCTTGTACCAGTGGAAGTGAAAAACCAAGTGTggaatgttttcctttcgcgctCGTGGCGCGTGGCGCGCGTTCAGCGTCATATTTGCGCCAGACACGTGACCTGCGTGTCTAGTGGGGAGGTTGAGGATGCTTTTCGGCGCCAGGTTCGGGGATGCAGTCGTTCGGCCGGGATGCAATTCAGCCACGAAATGCAGGGCAGCGGTGCCGGCTAGTAGTACCGATTTTGTCGAATTAGGACCGGCGTTGATCACCGCCTGGGACTGGGTTAACGTTTATGGCTTGTTGTGAGTCTCCTCCGTTTCGCGTACGGAAGCTgtgaaaattcattttaaagTGGTGAGAGGATTACGGTACCTTAGTATAAAAAAATAGTGTGATATAGAAAATTTcagcaataaataatatacTTAAGCGTACTTAGGAACTTTAGAGATCAACCGGTAGATTCATCCTGCTCTCAGGCACATTATAGCATCAGGAAGGCAATGGGCAACATCAGGAAGCTAATACGCGATTAATTTTACGAGTGCTCCCGTAATTTTCGATTAACCTTCCTCTACATACCCATTAAACCAAACGTCCAGATCGGTTTTCCCGATTCACAGCCTAAATTATTCAAAGGCAGCTTCAAAGGGCACCAATAAACCGTGCAGCGGGTGGCCTAAAAGGGAGCAACAAAACGAGAGTCCCAAAACATAGCACTAGCAACGGCAACACACACCCTACTCCGGAGTctgtccgtctgtctgtccATCGAATGGCCGGGAgttgttgaaaagtttaatCGAGCACTAAATCGACACCTGTTATTGATCGTTTCGCGCGCCAAATGGTGGAGAAAGTTActcggtttttatttcatttgcccATCGGACACCGTCGAAAGGATGTTGCGGTCGGTTTGCTCGGGATTGCCCCCGAAAACAACGGTTGATGGCGGCC
The nucleotide sequence above comes from Anopheles bellator chromosome 1, idAnoBellAS_SP24_06.2, whole genome shotgun sequence. Encoded proteins:
- the LOC131216170 gene encoding calcium/manganese antiporter SLC30A10, whose amino-acid sequence is MPMKEWIYQLQPVQLYIVLALSTVYFAVQLFVSHISHSLVLLVNSYHMMCNIIALTGCILTIKKSAKHTAQDCGQPLQQDARSVSQQLTDPEVSGGAGGKLTEVPLALGTPEGSSESTDVALDIKRNVKAKARAVRETSLKNTFGWTRIDILTMLVVCIFMASFCFSAVVEALQTLFHMSHHGDAMHFAGEILVLASLGLILNGICYLLIGGYTYHQGSFLYITSSGNVIIDHSISGDGVRKGNRRLSGSRHHDAPLHLRSKSKRESVRELMRDICSTVIVIVCSLIVYYTTEETSKFVDPALAIVSCVILITLSYPYMKESGMILLQTIPDTIDIEIFKRSLLDGFKDIDSVHDLHIWQLSRNQYVSTVHIIFESPKVFHTLQDDVIAFFHEQGIYQVTIQPEFKTMSESRALGQVGPTESCLIQCRTVAQCASRQCCDTITGQEDGAAKAPLLTEVITEPGSTQGGCEKIPMTPMEPPSGQQCLEEVAVIGDDQQGGSDGVPAEVLSSSRSDPVVGNSEEKDSPTVQTGPAKTDCEQPEPNGS
- the LOC131206225 gene encoding 26S proteasome regulatory subunit 6A-B-like produces the protein MAATLEDKALWEECGIELSDEVLKMSTDELKTRALLMDNEIKIMINEVARMKHEVKTHNEKIKDNKAKIKVNKTLPYLVSSVIELLDMDGQEEEEEDGAVKMADSTRKGKSAVIKTSTRQTIFLTEIGLVEAEKLKPGDLVGVNKDSYLILDTLPAEYDARVKAMEVDERPTEQYSDIGGLDKQIQELIEAVVLPMTHKEKFKNLGIHPPKGVLLYGPPGTGKTLLARACAAQTKSTFLKLAGPQLVQMFIGDGAKLVRDAFALAKEKAPAIIFIDELDAIGTKRFDSEKAGDREVQRTMLELLNQLDGFSSSADIKVIAATNRVDILDPALLRSGRLDRKIEFPHPNEEARARVMQIHSRKMNVSPDVNFEELARSTDDFNGAQCKAVCVEAGMIALRRGATALTHEDFMDAIMEVQSKKKANLNYFA